A window of the Hippoglossus stenolepis isolate QCI-W04-F060 chromosome 8, HSTE1.2, whole genome shotgun sequence genome harbors these coding sequences:
- the LOC118113990 gene encoding pituitary tumor-transforming gene 1 protein-interacting protein produces the protein MSFTSDRRTLSPSLWAAVAVLCVSIASLGECYQPTLTPTTACSVYKNCDTCVPHARCLWCFSTNNCSEYPVRWLLPPATVCPLSQARWGMCWLNFEALIITMAVLGGIILIGIMVCCCWCCRCCCCKKRGSRPDRDEEILTRRREEIKNRAEERKVDKKARHDEIRKKYGLMGDSDHPYSKFENE, from the exons ATGTCGTTCACCTCCGACAGACGAACACTCAGCCCCTCGCTGTGGGCTGCCGTCgctgtgctgtgtgttagcATCGCTAGCCTGGGGGAATGCTACCAACCTACTCTAACACCAACAACTG CCTGCTCCGTCTACAAGAACTGTGACACCTGCGTGCCTCATGCCAGG TGTCTTTGGTGCTTCTCCACCAACAACTGCTCAGAATACCCAGTGCGCTGGTTGCTGCCCCCAGCGACAGTGTGCCCGCTGTCCCAGGCCCGATGGGGCATGTGTTGGC TAAACTTTGAAGCCCTGATCATTACCATGGCTGTGCTCGGTGGAATCATCCTGATCGGCATTATGGTGTGCTGCTGTTggtgctgccgctgctgctgctgcaagaaGCGTGGGTCGAG GCCCGACAGAGATGAGGAGATACTTaccaggaggagagaggagatcaAAAACCGCGCTGAAGAACG gaaAGTGGACAAAAAGGCGCGGCATGATGAGATCCGCAAGAAGTATG GTCTCATGGGCGACTCGGACCACCCGTACAGCAAGTTTGAGAACGAGTAG